GAATATTCCTTATGTTCAGTGTCCCTGTTGTGATATTCTGTATTATCTCAACTAAAAATAGCTCCATActtttatttgttggttttCAAGTTGATTTCCTCAGTTTggctcttgtgtgtgtgtggcctgtTATTTGAAGGTGATAAATCACTctgttatacattttatttaagtaagcagaggagtaaagagtactgatatatcctactcaaatagaagtactgaTCGAAATTAGaagtacatgtaagtcatacataattaaaaaatcaagtATAATTAGAAAAAAGCTTAATTAAATTTTACAGTAAAggttacttgttactttcatccccacgtttatttttggtgataaatcttaccacggttcccttgcatacagtaaacatctcatgtataaatttaaaaaggaagaaacctaatcttgcacatttggaacttaaTTACTAAATACCTTCatctaatgctgttttggcacagtgcattacgtttaatctggttggtcggctatgatgtgatgcatttgattgttgtctggtcatttcattttttgtagtttcacaatgtcttgttaatcatttaaaaagtacatgtaccataaaagcaactcaattccagtaacgtgagtatttgtaaatctgttactttcacctttagTGGTTAGTGATGGTGGACGTATTATTTGCTTAAATACTTAACTTAAAAAGGGGTAGTTAGACATGTGTAGAAACAggtggtgtgtgtctgtgagttcatatgtttgtatttttaaataaaaaacttaaatatttaatttgacattttatttacaaaacgtGTGATTTACAATAGAAGAGAGAGAAAGTCCAGTGGGTGCTGTTGGTGCCGCTGATGGTGATTAATGTAGGGTTGTTGAGTGGTGTCCATGTTTTCTGATTCCTGTCTGATGGATGCTGGGgtgattatttctttttctcctcacGAACTTTGGGCGACACTCGTTTTTTCTTGTGTCTCTAAAATCAAACATAAAACTTTTcgtcagctgataaaacactttcaccGTCATCTTTAAGGTTGCTGTGTCAACATGTATGTGGACTTACATAGTTGATTTTATTACTCCAGTCGGGGTTCGCAAATAAGTGCAGGAGAGAATCCACTCTGGCCTCTTCAACATATacttctctttgttctggtGACAACAATTTCCACTGTAGAAAAGcatcagtcacacacacttagGACCAGAGTTTAAAGATCACAGATGATTCCTGGAAGAACAAATGAACTTACCCGTTGACCGAGGTGTTTATTCACCACAGCACTCGTCCTCGTGCCCAACTCCGCCTCCGCAGATGCCCTGTTCTTTTTTAGGAAGTGCATGAAAGCGTTGAGGGGCTTTTTAACATACGGCTTGTCTGTCACCTTTTCCTTCCTTCTGAGAAcaaatcacaaatacacagtgtaAAAGCATGGTCACGAGTCAGTCACAAGACATACATATTGTGCATCCTGCATGTGGACAACATTAGGAACAGGGGGGACATTTATGGTCCCTGGATTTTGTGGTTACCGGTACTCAG
This window of the Gouania willdenowi unplaced genomic scaffold, fGouWil2.1 scaffold_225_arrow_ctg1, whole genome shotgun sequence genome carries:
- the LOC114458961 gene encoding lymphoid enhancer-binding factor 1-like — translated: MKWNKEDWNRLHSEGSDVFNNPPSQSSPDVQKPVSNDILEDIFDFDFFEEQERQECIEEDQTAVIGGQYGVQRNHLATVLHDHAYATKKLQGQTHFTQIMDALPEAEYRRKEKVTDKPYVKKPLNAFMHFLKKNRASAEAELGTRTSAVVNKHLGQRWKLLSPEQREVYVEEARVDSLLHLFANPDWSNKINYRHKKKRVSPKVREEKKK